A portion of the Caenorhabditis elegans chromosome III genome contains these proteins:
- the let-805 gene encoding SHOCT domain-containing protein (Partially confirmed by transcript evidence): MSAYPDASPYITSSWPWWWLLLPLLAALLLTLLCCCIPWCLKRRYRSSKEHSRLVTNGQHAPLLEEQKAGMNENMRQLETRLDKMRGAVDGRARGDFEDGYMKGYKDANKLGSAHAARRRLDDDYGTRDDRFHEGYVKGLKDAGMTGMTTSMHNLAQRTGGGYSAGFAQGYKDGNSGIFGDRVTPSLISRLDEQYAGQEDFKQGYVDGFKEGASSRVGERSRFEDSRKLQQSLTELTERLTSLEKTKGDEIHSTKIYHVYNQQPEGATMSSTGAQLAQELEEIGSTSRRSTLRRHYTPGDYLKQDAEEGYNSLSRNRRSLSASALAANREDKSGKWAEQLIDLVSEPLDTTIARINNYTSSSNDRGQGDVVEEKYHRSYKEEHSSR, translated from the exons ATGTCCGCATATCCTGATG CCTCTCCATACATCACATCATCATGGCCATGGTGGTGGCTGTTGCTCCCACTTCTTGCCGCCCTTTTATTGACTCTTCTCTGCTGTTGTATTCCGTGGTGCTTGAAACG TCGCTACCGGTCTAGCAAAGAACACAGCCGTCTAGTCACCAATGGACAACACGCTCCACTGCTCGAAGAGCAAAAGGCGGGCATGAATGAGAACATGCGTCAGCTGGAGACTCGACTCGACAAGATGAGAGGAGCAGTTGATGGAAGAG CCCGTGGAGATTTCGAAGATGGATACATGAAGGGATACAAGGACGCTAACAAGTTGGGAAGTGCCCACGCCGCCAGAAGACGGTTAGATGATGACTATGGAACCCGCGATGATCGCTTCCATGAGGGATATGTCAAGGGTCTTAAGGACGCCGGAATGACTGGAATGACCACCTCGATGCACAACTTGGCTCAGAGAACCGGTGGTGGATACTCGGCAGGATTTGCTCAAGGATACAAGGACGGTAACTCGGGAATCTTCGGAGACCGTGTAACCCCGTCTCTGATCTCTCGTCTTGATGAGCAATACGCCGGACAGGAAGACTTCAAGCAAGGATATGTGGATGGATTCAAGGAGGGTGCGTCGAGTCGTGTTGGAGAACGATCGAGATTCGAGGACTCGAGAAAGCTTCAGCAATCTCTGACTGAGTTGACAGAGAGGCTGACGTCTCTAGAGAAGACCAAGGGAGATGAGATTCATTCGACGAAGATCTACCACGTTT ACAACCAACAACCAGAGGGCGCCACGATGAGCTCCACCGGAGCCCAGCTTGCTCAGGAGCTTGAAGAGATCGGAAGCACTTCCCGCAGAAGCACACTGAGAAGACATTACACg CCAGGAGACTATCTTAAGCAGGACGCCGAGGAAGGATACAACTCGCTGAGCCGAAACCGACGATCCTTGTCGGCTTCTGCTTTGGCTGCGAATAGAG AAGACAAATCCGGAAAGTGGGCCGAGCAACTGATCGACCTCGTCTCCGAGCCACTTGACACCACAATCGCCCGTATTAACAACTACACCTCGTCTTCAAATG ACCGTGGACAAGGTGACGTCGTAGAAGAGAAATACCATAGAAGCTACAAAGAAGAGCACTCATCCCGTTAa
- the let-805 gene encoding Fibronectin type-III domain-containing protein (Confirmed by transcript evidence), translating to MGLRSRGLLLLSLGICYLQLFTLANVALNSNVRVKRQSGTDSLLTVEWEGIQTGDHADSEVKGFLVEYRPERSGEWQLHPGIIPYKGPNHQYRVQIPKLPTGISYLVRIKVIGENNEVLVETPEIRAHNEIVSIKCENDDLTAPRYPQVTEVAQYSLAIKWDAPDCGSVGDYQVELTGVSAPFDIHRQTVTQPHVSVTNLLPGTFYSVKVRAADRSRNVGPWNSEVLEAKTKGDALPISNNIQLLYRTDSELRVSWQPFTDPRLQHYEVTAVEVDDDSRRVERRRVDPALNSFALTGLRPNTKYTIGVIAFVDHEPKQVYQIEAYTTSGGIESWEEKPQVVDQGKQQFAVHWKLPTTSITVSKFILEYRLPNETTWRTSEQKGVADESGDYSVALSQMNAPYYTVRIVAIDDQNKVVARTEELTVGEAAETSCIGSAGVPTNIRSADVDGQSIKLEWDVPRCDETHTPIDGYEYIVYEASQSAPVDGASYVGAPHVIIKGLKQNVDYTFKVRSRSVNGHSQWSKDVIIETAVAGSVRSGELGEPNQLLRVKRQAKHLIKDSLNIFKLRIVLSPPCSFLVWTPLTQHSQIISKFKLMYKEVSSSKWIKLIGGMDHFRCPPGIADPEDYCYQLKGLFFGVHYISSISYKLTNGEELPSSNPLHFTLVQLDGSAAPSNERVTLTQPRIEQSASRSVAYWSVVGDRAAVTEYQVDIRSTDERSWRAVEPSVQNEQSQTHYRLPLGQLNVASTYLVRVRALDSSRATVATSPSASFSVLCQVPSAPENVRLERVSEQLVRAAWDSSQESGDCQSYFFITGQQNGQAINQRVPGSDRSVDIAGSSQGDWRVQVRGVNTAGSGTPSRDAIFASSAQQSRRSKRSVCDPRTDFWCKGEFSNSPLREPDSGEGAVSV from the exons ATGGGTCTCCGTTCGAGGGGTCTCCTTCTCCTCTCCCTCGGGATATGCTATCTTCAGTTATTTACCCTAGCAAATGTAGCATTAAACTCCA acgtcAGAGTTAAACGCCAAAGTGGAACAGATAGTCTTCTCACAGTCGAATGGGAAGGAATTCAAACTG GAGATCACGCTGACTCAGAAGTAAAAGGATTCCTCGTTGAATACCGGCCCGAGCGAAGTGGAGAATGGCAGCTGCATCCGGGAATCATACCGTACAAGGGACCAAATCATCAGTACCGGGTACAGATTCCCAAGCTCCCCACCGGAATCTCCTATCTCGTACGGATCAAGGTTATCGGCGAGAATAACGAGGTTCTTGTGGAGACACCCGAGATTCGGGCTCACAATGAAATTGTCTCgattaaatgtgaaaatg ATGACCTAACTGCACCTCGCTACCCACAAGTGACAGAAGTCGCCCAATACTCTCTTGCCATTAAGTGGGATGCTCCAGACTGTGGATCCGTCGGAGACTACCAGGTCGAGTTGACCGGTGTTTCTGCTCCATTTGACATCCACCGACAAACTGTCACTCAGCCACACGTCTCTGTCACAAATCTTCTGCCGGGCACCTTCTACAGTGTGAAGGTTCGTGCCGCCGATCGCAGCCGCAACGTTGGACCATGGAATTCGGAAGTTTTGGAGGCAAAGACCAAGGGAGACGCACTTCCGATCTCGAATAATATTCAACTTTTGTATCGTACCGACTCGGAACTCCGTGTCAGCTGGCAACCATTCACCGATCCTAGACTTCAGCATTACGAG GTCACCGCGGTGGAAGTAGACGATGACTCCCGACGCGTCGAACGTCGTCGTGTCGATCCAGCCCTCAACTCGTTCGCCCTTACCGGTCTCCGCCCGAACACCAAGTACACGATTGGAGTCATCGCTTTCGTTGATCATGAACCAAAGCAGGTCTACCAGATCGAGGCTTACACCACATCCGGTGGAATCGAGAGTTGGGAGGAGAAGCCGCAAGTTGTCGATCAGGGAAAACAACAGTTCGCAGTTCACTGGAAGCTTCCGACCACCTCGATCACGGTGAGCAAGTTCATTTTGGAGTACAGACTTCCAAATGAGACGACATGGAGAACAAGTGAACAGAAGGGAGTTGCCGATGAGTCAGGAGACTATTCAGTTGCTCTTTCACAAATGAATGCACCATACTACACTGTCAGAATCGTTGCTATCGATGATCAGAACAAGGTTGTCGCTAGAACCGAGGAATTGACTGTCGGAGAAGCAGCCGAGACATCCTGCATCGGATCCGCCGGTGTTCCAACCAACATCCGATCCGCCGACGTTGATGGTCAATCCATCAAGTTGGAGTGGGATGTTCCAAGATGCGATGAGACTCACACACCAATCGATGGATATGAATACATTGTGTACGAGGCATCACAGAGTGCACCAGTCGATGGAGCATCTTATGTCGGGGCTCCACACGTCATCATCAAGGGGCTCAAGCAGAATGTTGATTACACATTCAAAGTAAGATCTCGAAGTGTTAATGGACATTCTCAATGGAGTAAAGACGTGATCATCGAGACAGCAGTCGCAGGAAGTGTCAGATCAG GAGAACTGGGAGAACCTAACCAACTTCTAAGAGTGAAGCGACAAGCTAAACATTTAATCAAAG ATTCACTCAACATTTTTAAGTTGCGAATCGTTCTCTCGCCACCGTGCTCGTTTCTAGTCTGGACACCGTTAACCCAACATTCTCAGATAATAAGTAAATTCAA GCTGATGTACAAGGAAGTGAGCTCTTCGAAATGGATCAAGCTCATCGGTGGGATGGATCATTTTCGATGCCCGCCGGGAATCGCGGATCCAGAGGATTATTGTTATCAGTTGAAGGGATTGTTCTTTGGTGTTCATTATATTAGCAGT ATTTCCTACAAACTAACAAATGGAGAGGAGCTACCATCCAGTAACCCATTGCACTTCACTCTAGTTCAACTTG ATGGATCCGCCGCACCAAGCAATGAAAGAGTAACACTCACTCAACCACGAATCGAACAGTCGGCTTCTCGATCAGTTGCCTATTGGTCAGTGGTCGGAGATCGTGCCGCTGTCACCGAATATCAAGTCGACATTCGATCGACCGACGAACGATCATGGAGAGCCGTCGAGCCATCCGTTCAGAACGAGCAATCCCAGACTCATTACCGCCTTCCACTAGGCCAGCTGAATGTTGCCTCCACCTACCTGGTCAGAGTCCGTGCGTTAGATTCTTCCCGAGCAACTGTCGCCACCTCACCATCTGCATCGTTCTCAGTTTTGTGCCAAG TCCCATCCGCCCCAGAAAACGTGCGTTTGGAGCGTGTCTCCGAGCAGCTCGTGCGTGCCGCCTGGGATTCCAGCCAAGAAAGTGGTGACTGCCAATCGTACTTCTTCATCACGGGACAACAAAACGGACAAGCCATCAATCAAAGAGTTCCAGGAAGTGATAGAAGTGTCGATATTGCTGGATCTTCTCAAGGAGACTGGAGAGTTCag GTTCGTGGAGTGAACACCGCTGGCTCAGGAACCCCATCCCGTGATGCCATCTTTGCCTCCTCTGCTCAACAAT CACGCCGCTCAAAGCGCAGTGTTTGCGACCCGAGAACCGATTTCTGGTGCAAAGGGGAATTCTCGAACTCGCCACTCAGAGAGCCGGACTCTGGTGAAGGTGCAGTCAGTGTGTGA